A window of the Verminephrobacter eiseniae EF01-2 genome harbors these coding sequences:
- a CDS encoding IS5-like element ISVei5 family transposase, translated as MPEPTDTADFFRSRLAEMIDLRHPLAVLASRLPWTQIEAALAPYFARRVRAGRVLEHDDLFGPSLQVAGAGVAAAGRPRLPLRLMASLLYLKHVYKLSDEELVERWAENVQWQFFSGMTFYEPRLPCDATQIGRFRSILGEAGVEELLKATIDTAVASKAIKPAEFERVIVDTTVQEKAIAHPVDSRLLEIARAKVVAAAKRAGIALKQTFAKEGKNLRRRAGGYAHAKQFKRLKKVLKRQRTVLGIVLREVQRKLCKLPATSVPAVDRLRALMGRAERIRTQRPKDKNKLYALHAPEVECIGKGKARRPYEFGVKVSVAVTHKQGLVVGARSFTGNPYDGHTLAEQLEQVKILTEDTGASPKQAVVDLGFRGVDAANPGIQIIHRGRFKSLTDAQRRWLKRRQAVEPTIGHLKHDNGMDRCWLQGATGDALHAVLCAAGYNIRWLLRAIMRLGLKGLLLRLIALLRTLIGVPHFFASNEITPSRAAARFAAIAK; from the coding sequence ATGCCCGAGCCCACCGACACGGCTGATTTCTTCCGCTCCCGTCTGGCCGAGATGATCGACTTGCGCCACCCGCTGGCGGTGCTGGCGAGCCGTCTTCCCTGGACGCAGATCGAAGCGGCACTGGCACCTTATTTCGCGCGTCGGGTCCGTGCCGGTCGAGTTCTGGAACACGACGATCTCTTCGGCCCTTCGCTCCAGGTCGCGGGCGCCGGTGTCGCCGCCGCGGGCCGCCCGCGTCTTCCCCTGCGCCTCATGGCCAGCCTGCTGTATCTGAAGCACGTCTACAAGCTCAGCGACGAGGAACTGGTCGAGCGCTGGGCCGAGAACGTGCAGTGGCAGTTCTTCAGCGGCATGACCTTCTACGAGCCACGCCTGCCCTGCGACGCCACCCAGATCGGGCGCTTCCGCTCGATCCTGGGCGAGGCCGGTGTCGAGGAACTCCTGAAGGCCACCATCGACACTGCGGTGGCCTCCAAGGCGATCAAGCCGGCCGAGTTCGAGCGCGTGATCGTGGATACCACCGTCCAGGAGAAGGCCATCGCCCACCCCGTGGACTCCCGCCTGCTGGAGATCGCCCGCGCCAAGGTGGTGGCTGCCGCCAAGCGCGCGGGCATCGCGCTGAAGCAGACCTTCGCCAAGGAAGGCAAGAACCTGCGCCGCAGGGCTGGCGGCTACGCCCACGCCAAGCAGTTCAAGCGCTTGAAGAAGGTGCTCAAGCGCCAGCGCACGGTACTGGGTATCGTGCTGCGCGAAGTGCAGCGCAAGCTTTGCAAGTTGCCTGCGACATCGGTGCCTGCCGTCGATCGCTTGCGCGCACTGATGGGCCGCGCCGAGCGCATTCGCACCCAGCGCCCGAAGGACAAGAACAAACTCTATGCATTGCACGCGCCCGAAGTTGAGTGCATCGGCAAGGGGAAGGCGCGCCGGCCTTACGAGTTTGGCGTGAAGGTCAGCGTGGCCGTCACGCACAAGCAGGGGCTGGTGGTGGGTGCGCGCAGCTTCACGGGCAACCCGTATGACGGCCACACGCTGGCCGAGCAACTCGAGCAGGTCAAGATCCTGACGGAGGACACGGGCGCCAGCCCGAAGCAGGCAGTGGTGGACCTGGGGTTCCGGGGCGTGGACGCAGCCAATCCGGGCATCCAGATCATTCATCGGGGGCGCTTCAAGTCCTTGACCGATGCCCAGCGCCGCTGGCTCAAGCGAAGGCAGGCGGTGGAGCCCACCATCGGACACCTGAAGCACGACAACGGGATGGATCGGTGCTGGCTGCAGGGTGCCACCGGTGACGCGCTGCATGCAGTGCTGTGTGCGGCGGGCTACAACATCCGCTGGCTGCTGCGCGCCATCATGCGCCTCGGGCTCAAGGGCCTTTTATTGCGCCTGATCGCCTTGCTGCGCACGCTCATCGGCGTCCCCCACTTCTTCGCATCCAACGAAATCACGCCATCACGCGCCGCCGCGCGGTTCGCTGCGATAGCGAAATGA
- a CDS encoding AAA family ATPase yields the protein MLVGAGHERQDGASMAHCLIFLIGLHGVGKSTIGQALVPHGYRHISLGDLGRLLRRRRIPDGFTLRFLRLLAAHEPGERMSAKLVDALHGEIGQHNAHVPLVVDGFPAEPYQVMGLPAGCTLIHLTCPDPERMQRLAARSETTRRKWGADAAESRRDRQLGAVIEAAQERTDMRTLEIPNLGLPQQVAATIAALATQVQRQRVVFSETVFASR from the coding sequence ATGCTTGTGGGCGCAGGCCATGAGCGCCAGGACGGTGCATCGATGGCCCATTGCCTGATCTTCCTCATCGGCCTGCACGGAGTGGGAAAATCCACCATCGGGCAAGCCCTGGTGCCCCATGGCTACCGCCACATCAGCCTGGGCGATCTCGGCCGTCTGCTGCGGCGCAGACGCATCCCCGATGGCTTCACCCTGCGCTTTTTGCGCCTGCTGGCAGCCCACGAGCCGGGCGAGCGCATGTCCGCCAAGCTGGTTGACGCCCTGCATGGCGAGATCGGGCAGCACAATGCACATGTGCCGCTGGTCGTGGACGGCTTTCCCGCCGAGCCCTACCAGGTCATGGGGCTGCCGGCCGGATGCACCCTGATCCACCTGACATGCCCCGATCCCGAGCGCATGCAACGCCTGGCCGCCCGCAGCGAAACGACCCGCCGCAAGTGGGGCGCCGATGCCGCCGAGAGCCGTCGTGACCGGCAGTTGGGGGCCGTCATCGAGGCAGCCCAGGAACGCACCGACATGCGCACCTTGGAAATCCCCAACCTGGGCTTGCCGCAACAAGTGGCCGCAACGATCGCCGCCCTGGCCACCCAGGTTCAGCGCCAGCGTGTGGTTTTCAGCGAGACAGTATTCGCATCGCGCTAA
- a CDS encoding recombination directionality factor, whose translation MTSFLSDMVARQSAGFSISGKIRAGIKVPTKRTLDNPSAMEIVARVKKGEISFQNAQAEILKKTGLKNPFYPRNSRCFFAHPWDMESGKIASDQLLKLYGQVRDGDPEPRLYRFPVVFADIHRGGIDAALGSGLAVRGGGAQTIHYQSRYGDDGVRRCVYLPPVVPSKDASRKQFSRREFVVRGVCDTDLCPQFASGECRFAGTLRFYIPGMPGAGLYCLETGSTQAASEIYLRLSSLLDECGYLPNFIPDGRPVFWLTKALKNRVYYDEEGNQKKGEQWVPVLETEIDLTKVKMLREHKRMLLAAPSAQPAVSGLPAAWVMPDPQEAGAGHCAAESACQVDNDGVVLEGAPEQVTASDASDAWLVATAAADAGATTGAATEASATGASHGVAVDLLAKARDMGIEHKVTEWAALRYGAQWDKELAGTALEGFRAIHSRFGQHTGSFLDLQIRLLANDIPFQKVALPYFKAKFGGIGLGANLAAIIAHLDELLDQGPSVARSFMQANGV comes from the coding sequence ATGACATCTTTTCTGTCCGACATGGTCGCAAGGCAATCGGCCGGGTTTTCCATCTCCGGAAAAATCCGCGCCGGCATCAAGGTTCCGACCAAGAGGACCTTGGACAACCCGAGCGCCATGGAGATCGTCGCGCGCGTGAAGAAGGGGGAAATCTCCTTTCAGAATGCGCAGGCGGAAATCCTCAAGAAGACGGGTCTCAAGAACCCGTTTTATCCGCGCAACTCGCGCTGCTTCTTTGCCCATCCGTGGGACATGGAAAGCGGCAAGATCGCCAGCGATCAACTGCTCAAGCTCTATGGCCAGGTGCGCGATGGCGATCCCGAGCCGCGCCTGTATCGCTTCCCGGTGGTGTTTGCCGACATCCATCGCGGCGGGATCGACGCCGCCCTGGGCTCTGGCCTGGCCGTGCGCGGTGGTGGTGCCCAAACCATCCACTACCAAAGCCGGTATGGCGACGATGGGGTGCGCCGCTGCGTGTACCTGCCGCCCGTGGTGCCGAGCAAGGACGCGAGCCGCAAGCAGTTCTCGCGCCGCGAGTTCGTGGTGCGCGGTGTCTGCGACACCGACCTGTGCCCGCAGTTCGCCTCGGGGGAATGCCGGTTCGCCGGCACCCTGCGGTTCTACATCCCTGGCATGCCTGGCGCAGGCCTGTACTGTCTGGAAACGGGCAGCACGCAGGCGGCGTCGGAGATATACTTGCGCCTGAGCTCGCTGCTGGACGAGTGTGGCTACCTGCCGAACTTCATTCCGGACGGGCGCCCGGTTTTTTGGCTCACCAAAGCCTTGAAGAACAGGGTGTACTACGACGAGGAAGGCAATCAGAAGAAGGGCGAGCAGTGGGTGCCGGTGCTGGAAACTGAAATCGACCTGACCAAGGTGAAGATGCTCCGGGAACACAAGCGCATGCTGCTGGCGGCACCTTCGGCACAACCGGCGGTGTCCGGCCTGCCGGCCGCGTGGGTGATGCCCGATCCGCAAGAGGCCGGCGCTGGCCACTGCGCCGCCGAGTCCGCCTGCCAGGTGGACAACGATGGTGTCGTGCTGGAAGGCGCGCCGGAACAGGTGACTGCTTCGGATGCTTCGGATGCTTGGCTTGTTGCCACGGCCGCTGCCGACGCCGGCGCGACCACTGGTGCCGCCACGGAGGCCAGTGCCACTGGCGCATCGCATGGCGTTGCAGTGGACCTGCTGGCCAAGGCCAGGGACATGGGCATCGAGCACAAGGTGACGGAATGGGCCGCGCTGCGCTACGGCGCTCAGTGGGACAAGGAACTGGCAGGCACTGCGTTGGAGGGTTTCCGTGCCATCCACTCGCGATTTGGCCAGCACACCGGCTCCTTCCTCGATCTGCAGATCCGGCTGCTGGCCAACGACATCCCGTTCCAGAAAGTAGCCCTGCCGTATTTCAAGGCGAAGTTCGGCGGCATTGGGCTGGGCGCCAACCTCGCAGCCATCATCGCGCACCTGGATGAACTGTTGGATCAGGGTCCGTCCGTGGCGCGCTCGTTCATGCAAGCCAACGGCGTTTGA
- a CDS encoding helicase-related protein, producing MGDRADFFALPCLGCRNAAEALLCLPKTYIDKTRAHERIHRAPAERAALFQGKLVRCRGLNADGQATRSPFARFARFAHSVELTVDFADASAMRVRLFGARIEELAALVDQTIVLQACARPLANGPTSLHGATLAAVTGCIEPQYVGVPGGISGQKIRCAVHAALGIEGSLDQAALLLQGNAPIESVLHEHGITARALLQDLHRPATLRAGDTALAIARACVVREIRSAAVASRVVAAPCPYDIDQHLIALVAAQKETLSQDQRRALNAIRLQVNDRRGARILLNGDVGTGKTLVFLLALAAIASTSGKRVAVVVPSDLVARQIHAQAQARFPQLQPCLVMAGSGDVPDDSLMLIGTQALFHRAEHLELEALVVDEQHKFSVAQRTVLARGHTHVIEASATPIPRSLALAIFDGWMQVRIVNCPVQKTIVSRIAMPESRRKVVALAHAHLQRGHKVVFLYPKVDGQGATVRAAGERLDKHFQGKVAVVHGQMGRDAKESALKAFASGERPIIAASTAVEVGVDVPDIGLMVVSGADRFAVAQLHQLRGRLARNGGKAHFVMMLDKKPSKLTELRLRAVCQHADGFSLAERDMELRGFGDVLGDLQSGQSSATFKLPRLQVADFTKPAGV from the coding sequence ATGGGGGATCGGGCCGATTTTTTCGCACTACCCTGTCTCGGCTGCCGCAATGCGGCCGAGGCGCTGCTGTGCCTGCCCAAGACCTACATCGATAAAACCCGTGCGCACGAGCGCATTCACCGGGCGCCAGCGGAGCGCGCAGCGCTTTTTCAGGGCAAGTTGGTCCGTTGCCGTGGTCTGAACGCCGATGGGCAAGCCACGCGCAGCCCCTTTGCTCGATTTGCGCGATTTGCGCACTCGGTGGAATTGACGGTGGACTTTGCCGACGCCAGCGCGATGCGCGTTCGGCTTTTCGGCGCGCGCATCGAGGAACTCGCCGCGCTCGTCGATCAGACCATCGTGCTGCAAGCCTGCGCGCGCCCGTTGGCAAACGGGCCGACGAGCCTGCACGGCGCCACGCTCGCGGCCGTCACCGGCTGCATCGAGCCCCAGTATGTCGGCGTGCCCGGCGGGATTTCCGGCCAGAAGATCCGGTGCGCAGTCCATGCCGCGCTGGGCATCGAGGGCAGTCTGGATCAGGCGGCGCTGCTGCTGCAAGGCAATGCGCCCATCGAGTCCGTGCTGCACGAGCACGGCATCACGGCCCGCGCGCTGCTGCAAGACCTGCACCGGCCAGCCACACTGCGTGCCGGCGACACGGCGCTTGCCATCGCCCGCGCCTGCGTGGTGCGCGAGATCCGCAGCGCGGCCGTTGCCAGTCGGGTGGTCGCCGCGCCCTGCCCCTACGACATCGACCAGCACCTGATCGCCCTCGTGGCCGCGCAGAAGGAAACGCTCAGCCAGGATCAGCGCCGGGCGCTCAACGCCATTCGCCTGCAGGTCAACGACCGGCGGGGCGCCCGCATCCTGCTCAATGGCGATGTGGGCACGGGCAAGACCCTGGTGTTTCTGCTCGCGCTCGCGGCCATCGCCAGCACCAGCGGCAAGCGCGTTGCCGTGGTCGTTCCCAGCGACCTGGTGGCCCGACAGATCCACGCCCAGGCCCAGGCGCGCTTTCCGCAACTGCAACCCTGCCTGGTGATGGCCGGCAGCGGCGATGTGCCCGATGACAGCCTGATGCTGATCGGCACACAGGCCCTGTTCCATCGGGCTGAGCATCTCGAGCTCGAGGCCCTGGTGGTCGATGAGCAGCACAAGTTCTCGGTGGCGCAGCGCACCGTGCTCGCGCGCGGCCACACCCATGTGATCGAGGCCAGCGCCACGCCCATCCCGCGCTCGCTGGCCCTGGCCATCTTCGACGGCTGGATGCAGGTGCGCATCGTCAACTGCCCGGTGCAAAAAACCATCGTCTCACGCATCGCCATGCCCGAGAGCCGGCGCAAAGTGGTTGCGCTGGCCCATGCCCACTTGCAGCGTGGCCACAAGGTTGTCTTCCTCTACCCGAAGGTGGACGGCCAAGGCGCAACGGTGCGCGCTGCCGGCGAACGGCTGGACAAGCACTTCCAGGGCAAGGTGGCCGTCGTGCACGGACAGATGGGCCGTGATGCCAAGGAATCGGCCCTGAAGGCGTTTGCCAGCGGCGAGCGCCCGATCATCGCTGCCAGCACGGCCGTGGAGGTCGGCGTCGATGTGCCCGACATTGGCCTGATGGTCGTCAGCGGCGCCGATCGCTTCGCCGTGGCCCAGTTGCACCAACTGCGCGGGCGGCTGGCGCGCAACGGCGGCAAGGCCCACTTCGTGATGATGCTCGACAAGAAGCCGTCGAAGCTGACCGAGTTGCGGCTGCGGGCCGTTTGCCAGCATGCCGATGGCTTCTCGCTGGCAGAGCGCGACATGGAGCTTCGCGGCTTCGGGGATGTGCTCGGCGATCTCCAGTCGGGCCAGTCCAGCGCCACCTTCAAACTGCCGCGCCTGCAAGTGGCGGATTTCACCAAGCCCGCAGGGGTGTAG
- a CDS encoding thermonuclease family protein → MKPCIIAALLHCMAAVASAATGRVVGVSDGDTITVLTAAKERLRIRLAEIDAPESAQAFGARAKQSLSGICFGKTATFTRASTDRYGRVVSRVYCDGVDAQTHQVENGLAWVYDQYVQDRSLYRIQRQAQRDKRGLWSDPRPIAPWNFRRHGS, encoded by the coding sequence ATGAAACCCTGCATCATTGCGGCGCTGCTGCACTGCATGGCGGCCGTGGCATCTGCGGCGACGGGCCGGGTGGTCGGTGTCTCCGATGGGGACACCATCACGGTGCTGACAGCGGCCAAGGAGCGTTTGCGCATCCGTCTTGCCGAGATCGATGCGCCCGAGTCCGCACAGGCTTTCGGTGCACGAGCCAAGCAATCCCTGTCCGGGATCTGCTTTGGCAAGACGGCCACATTCACCCGCGCCAGCACCGACCGGTACGGGCGTGTGGTCTCGCGGGTCTATTGCGACGGTGTGGATGCCCAGACGCACCAGGTGGAGAACGGCTTGGCCTGGGTGTATGACCAGTACGTCCAGGACCGGAGCCTGTATCGCATTCAGCGCCAGGCCCAACGCGACAAGCGCGGGCTGTGGAGCGATCCCAGGCCGATTGCACCGTGGAACTTCCGGCGCCATGGGTCGTAG
- a CDS encoding DUF932 domain-containing protein gives MAHELSLNMLGEAEMAYCGAKPWHGLGQEVCEGASLDEWMDQARMNWRILRAPVQYTNANLHDFPEHHVLYRSDNDLPLSVVSPRYKIVQPKKMLEFYRSLVEREGFAIETIGSLKGGRRIWALARTHIENDVLGSDRLKAYVLLITSCDGSLATTAKFTCVRVVCWNTQAIALNESGKQVKVRHNTAFNPDAVKGEMGLMGAKAFDAFLGKMRSLTRVKLTEPDAQGIVACLLASPMDERKGVEHKGIEQTKGFQKIMALFNGAAQGAHLPGVQGTAWGLLNAVTEYADHHARARNPENRLYSQWFGVNANLKEAAQSLLCEMAD, from the coding sequence ATGGCACACGAACTGAGTTTGAACATGCTCGGCGAGGCTGAAATGGCCTATTGCGGAGCCAAGCCCTGGCATGGCCTCGGCCAGGAGGTTTGCGAGGGCGCAAGCCTCGATGAGTGGATGGACCAGGCGCGCATGAACTGGCGCATCCTGCGCGCCCCGGTGCAGTACACCAACGCCAATCTGCACGACTTCCCGGAGCACCATGTGCTGTACCGCAGCGACAACGACCTGCCGCTGTCGGTCGTGTCGCCGCGCTACAAGATCGTGCAACCGAAGAAGATGCTCGAGTTCTACCGCTCGCTTGTCGAGCGCGAGGGCTTTGCCATCGAGACCATCGGCAGTCTCAAGGGCGGTCGTCGCATATGGGCTCTGGCGCGCACCCACATCGAAAACGACGTGCTCGGCAGCGACCGGCTCAAGGCCTACGTCCTGCTGATCACCTCTTGCGATGGATCGCTGGCCACCACGGCGAAGTTCACCTGCGTGCGCGTAGTCTGCTGGAACACGCAGGCCATCGCCTTGAACGAGTCGGGCAAGCAGGTCAAGGTGCGTCACAACACCGCGTTCAACCCCGATGCAGTCAAGGGCGAAATGGGCCTGATGGGCGCGAAAGCGTTCGACGCATTCTTGGGCAAGATGCGCAGCCTGACCCGGGTGAAACTGACCGAGCCTGATGCCCAAGGCATCGTGGCGTGCCTGCTTGCCAGTCCGATGGACGAGCGCAAGGGCGTCGAACACAAGGGCATCGAGCAGACCAAGGGTTTCCAGAAGATCATGGCGCTGTTCAACGGGGCGGCCCAGGGCGCGCACCTGCCGGGCGTGCAGGGCACAGCCTGGGGGCTGCTCAATGCGGTCACCGAGTATGCCGATCACCATGCGCGGGCGCGCAATCCCGAGAACCGTCTGTACAGCCAGTGGTTCGGCGTCAATGCCAATCTCAAAGAAGCGGCGCAATCGTTGCTCTGCGAAATGGCCGACTGA
- a CDS encoding YcbK family protein — translation MNRRQLLRQAAALPAILASSVGAQGDFWRQPRSIWLQRMTHLGREEVKAVYFADGRVVADGYLAACRLLRDVRAGQAVQMSVVLLDILCGIQGFLRAYGHSIPLLTTSGYRSPATNASIEGAVRSSMHIQGRAWDGRMQGVPADLLARIATYLQGGGVGLYQGRGFLHVDDGRLRFWRG, via the coding sequence ATGAACAGGCGACAACTCTTGCGCCAGGCGGCAGCATTGCCGGCAATCTTGGCCTCATCCGTTGGGGCGCAAGGGGATTTCTGGCGCCAGCCCCGATCCATATGGCTGCAACGCATGACGCACTTGGGCCGTGAAGAGGTCAAAGCCGTGTATTTTGCGGACGGCCGGGTGGTCGCCGATGGGTACCTGGCGGCTTGCCGGCTGCTGCGCGACGTGCGGGCAGGCCAGGCGGTGCAGATGTCGGTGGTGCTGCTGGACATACTGTGCGGCATCCAGGGCTTCTTGCGGGCCTACGGCCATTCGATTCCATTGCTGACCACTTCAGGCTATCGCAGCCCGGCAACGAACGCATCCATCGAGGGCGCGGTGCGCAGCAGCATGCATATCCAGGGCCGGGCCTGGGATGGGCGCATGCAGGGCGTCCCCGCCGACCTCCTCGCCCGGATCGCCACGTACCTCCAAGGCGGCGGTGTGGGCCTGTACCAGGGGCGTGGGTTCCTCCATGTGGATGATGGACGGCTGCGCTTCTGGCGCGGTTAG